In Acidimicrobiales bacterium, the following proteins share a genomic window:
- a CDS encoding FliA/WhiG family RNA polymerase sigma factor, with protein sequence MSADQSLELWRDYQRTGDPRLRDRLVLTFAPMVKYIVYRKVREMPARCEVDDFISCGLEALIKSIDRYDPDKGATLEQFAWTRIHGAVLDELRRNDWAPRSLRRWDREIGKARDNFFRLYGRRPSREELADALGIEIKDLVRHQDELAQASVGSLNALVNGEEDQATERIDTLISEDTDGDPEQFAVTGEAKERFREAFECLAPRERKIAVLLYVYNLTLREIGEILGVTESRVCQLHAQILKTLRAHLAADEQLFTAVAA encoded by the coding sequence TTGTCGGCTGATCAAAGTCTTGAGCTGTGGCGTGACTACCAGCGGACCGGCGACCCCCGCCTGCGTGACCGCCTCGTGCTGACCTTCGCCCCGATGGTCAAGTACATCGTCTACCGCAAGGTCCGCGAGATGCCGGCACGCTGCGAGGTCGACGACTTCATCTCGTGCGGCCTCGAGGCCCTCATCAAGTCGATCGACCGCTATGACCCCGACAAGGGCGCCACGCTCGAGCAGTTCGCCTGGACCCGGATCCACGGCGCGGTGCTCGACGAGCTGCGCCGCAACGACTGGGCCCCGCGCTCGCTCCGCCGCTGGGACCGCGAGATCGGCAAGGCCCGCGACAACTTCTTTCGCCTCTACGGCCGTCGTCCCAGCCGTGAGGAGCTCGCTGACGCGCTCGGCATCGAGATCAAGGATCTCGTCCGCCACCAGGACGAGCTGGCCCAGGCGTCCGTGGGCTCGCTCAACGCCCTCGTCAACGGCGAGGAGGACCAGGCCACCGAGCGCATCGACACCCTGATCTCCGAGGACACCGACGGGGATCCGGAGCAGTTCGCGGTCACCGGCGAGGCCAAGGAGCGCTTCCGCGAGGCCTTCGAGTGCCTGGCTCCCCGCGAGCGCAAGATCGCCGTGCTCCTCTACGTCTACAACCTCACGCTGCGCGAGATCGGCGAGATTCTCGGGGTCACCGAGAGCCGCGTCTGCCAGCTGCACGCCCAGATCCTCAAGACACTGCGCGCCCACCTCGCGGCCGACGAGCAGCTCTTCACCGCTGTCGCGGCCTGA